One window from the genome of Musa acuminata AAA Group cultivar baxijiao chromosome BXJ1-4, Cavendish_Baxijiao_AAA, whole genome shotgun sequence encodes:
- the LOC135672573 gene encoding probable receptor-like protein kinase At1g80640 isoform X1 yields MGPYLLSAHVSRRRRCRRVSSAFSRAFPLLLVSEPAIFPISPLSLAPSPAAEMQTMEEAHQRHYLKELTVAVVLASVAVLALISSALCAWIVWRRSRQLLDSKDIERSDTAAGGLPFGPILSKLNSLRTTSKKGLLPIIDYALLESATNKFSEGNILGEGGFSHVYKASLNGEAFAAVKKLDGGGQDCEREYENEIELLGRIRHPNIVSLLGYCVHGETRMLVYELMQNGSLETQLHGPSHGSALPWHTRMKIALDIARGLEYLHEHCNPPVIHRDLKSSNILLDSDFNAKISDFGLAVIGRNHSKGGLKVSGTLGYVAPEYLLDGKLTEKSDVYAFGIVLLELLLGRKPVEKMAPSQCQSIVAWAMPQLTDRSKLPSIVDPVIRNTMNLKHLYQVAAVAVLCIQQEPSYRPLITDVLHSLIPLVPVELGGMLRVVEPLPGANQKSSAH; encoded by the exons ATGGGCCCTTACCTTCTGTCTGCTCATGTCTCTCGCCGACGCCGATGTCGACGGGTCTCCAGCGCTTTCTCCCGTGCCTTCCCCCTTCTCCTCGTTTCAGAACCAGCTATTTTTCCCATATCTCCGTTGTCTCTGGCGCCATCTCCTGCAG CAGAGATGCAGACCATGGAAGAGGCACACCAACGCCATTACCTCAAAGAGTTGACTGTGGCAGTCGTTCTGGCCTCCGTCGCGGTTCTCGCACTCATATCATCTGCACTCTGTGCTTGGATCGTTTGGAGGAGGAGCCGCCAATTGCTCGATTCCAAAGACATTGAAAGATCAG ATACTGCTGCCGGCGGACTCCCATTCGGCCCGATCTTGAGCAAGCTGAACTCCTTAAGGACGACAAGCAAGAAAGGGTTGCTGCCAATCATCGACTATGCTTTGTTAGAGTCAGCCACCAACAAGTTCAGCGAGGGTAACATCCTGGGAGAAGGAGGATTCAGCCATGTGTACAAAGCCAGCCTCAATGGGGAAGCTTTTGCTGCGGTGAAGAAACTAGACGGCGGCGGGCAGGATTGCGAGAGAGAATACGAG AATGAGATCGAACTGCTTGGAAGGATTCGACATCCCAACATAGTCTCTCTTCTGGGATACTGTGTTCATGGAGAAACCCGAATGCTCGTTTACGAGTTGATGCAAAATGGATCCTTGGAAACGCAACTCCACG GGCCATCCCATGGGTCAGCCTTACCCTGGCATACTCGCATGAAGATTGCGCTTGATATAGCAAG AGGATTGGAGTACCTTCATGAGCACTGCAACCCACCAGTGATCCACAGAGATTTAAAATCATCCAATATACTACTAGATTCCGACTTTAATGCCAAG ATTTCAGACTTCGGACTTGCAGTGATTGGCAGAAACCATAGCAAGGGTGGTTTGAAGGTTTCCGGCACTCTTGGATATGTAGCTCCAGAGTACCTTTTAGATG GTAAGCTCACTGAGAAGAGTGATGTCTATGCATTTGGAATTGTACTGCTGGAGCTTCTGCTGGGAAGAAAACCAGTCGAGAAAATGGCACCATCTCAGTGCCAATCGATTGTCGCTTGG GCAATGCCCCAGCTCACTGATAGATCAAAGCTTCCAAGTATAGTAGATCCAGTTATCAGGAACACGATGAACCTGAAACACCTATATCAA GTTGCTGCTGTTGCGGTACTTTGCATCCAGCAGGAACCTAGTTACAGACCATTGATCACCGATGTGCTTCATTCCCTCATTCCTCTGGTGCCAGTAGAGCTTGGTGGAATGCTGAGAGTTGTAGAGCCATTACCAGGTGCAAACCAGAAATCTTCTGCTCACTGA
- the LOC135672573 gene encoding probable receptor-like protein kinase At1g80640 isoform X2 — MGPYLLSAHVSRRRRCRRVSSAFSRAFPLLLVSEPAIFPISPLSLAPSPAEMQTMEEAHQRHYLKELTVAVVLASVAVLALISSALCAWIVWRRSRQLLDSKDIERSDTAAGGLPFGPILSKLNSLRTTSKKGLLPIIDYALLESATNKFSEGNILGEGGFSHVYKASLNGEAFAAVKKLDGGGQDCEREYENEIELLGRIRHPNIVSLLGYCVHGETRMLVYELMQNGSLETQLHGPSHGSALPWHTRMKIALDIARGLEYLHEHCNPPVIHRDLKSSNILLDSDFNAKISDFGLAVIGRNHSKGGLKVSGTLGYVAPEYLLDGKLTEKSDVYAFGIVLLELLLGRKPVEKMAPSQCQSIVAWAMPQLTDRSKLPSIVDPVIRNTMNLKHLYQVAAVAVLCIQQEPSYRPLITDVLHSLIPLVPVELGGMLRVVEPLPGANQKSSAH, encoded by the exons ATGGGCCCTTACCTTCTGTCTGCTCATGTCTCTCGCCGACGCCGATGTCGACGGGTCTCCAGCGCTTTCTCCCGTGCCTTCCCCCTTCTCCTCGTTTCAGAACCAGCTATTTTTCCCATATCTCCGTTGTCTCTGGCGCCATCTCCTGCAG AGATGCAGACCATGGAAGAGGCACACCAACGCCATTACCTCAAAGAGTTGACTGTGGCAGTCGTTCTGGCCTCCGTCGCGGTTCTCGCACTCATATCATCTGCACTCTGTGCTTGGATCGTTTGGAGGAGGAGCCGCCAATTGCTCGATTCCAAAGACATTGAAAGATCAG ATACTGCTGCCGGCGGACTCCCATTCGGCCCGATCTTGAGCAAGCTGAACTCCTTAAGGACGACAAGCAAGAAAGGGTTGCTGCCAATCATCGACTATGCTTTGTTAGAGTCAGCCACCAACAAGTTCAGCGAGGGTAACATCCTGGGAGAAGGAGGATTCAGCCATGTGTACAAAGCCAGCCTCAATGGGGAAGCTTTTGCTGCGGTGAAGAAACTAGACGGCGGCGGGCAGGATTGCGAGAGAGAATACGAG AATGAGATCGAACTGCTTGGAAGGATTCGACATCCCAACATAGTCTCTCTTCTGGGATACTGTGTTCATGGAGAAACCCGAATGCTCGTTTACGAGTTGATGCAAAATGGATCCTTGGAAACGCAACTCCACG GGCCATCCCATGGGTCAGCCTTACCCTGGCATACTCGCATGAAGATTGCGCTTGATATAGCAAG AGGATTGGAGTACCTTCATGAGCACTGCAACCCACCAGTGATCCACAGAGATTTAAAATCATCCAATATACTACTAGATTCCGACTTTAATGCCAAG ATTTCAGACTTCGGACTTGCAGTGATTGGCAGAAACCATAGCAAGGGTGGTTTGAAGGTTTCCGGCACTCTTGGATATGTAGCTCCAGAGTACCTTTTAGATG GTAAGCTCACTGAGAAGAGTGATGTCTATGCATTTGGAATTGTACTGCTGGAGCTTCTGCTGGGAAGAAAACCAGTCGAGAAAATGGCACCATCTCAGTGCCAATCGATTGTCGCTTGG GCAATGCCCCAGCTCACTGATAGATCAAAGCTTCCAAGTATAGTAGATCCAGTTATCAGGAACACGATGAACCTGAAACACCTATATCAA GTTGCTGCTGTTGCGGTACTTTGCATCCAGCAGGAACCTAGTTACAGACCATTGATCACCGATGTGCTTCATTCCCTCATTCCTCTGGTGCCAGTAGAGCTTGGTGGAATGCTGAGAGTTGTAGAGCCATTACCAGGTGCAAACCAGAAATCTTCTGCTCACTGA
- the LOC135672573 gene encoding probable receptor-like protein kinase At1g80640 isoform X3, whose translation MQTMEEAHQRHYLKELTVAVVLASVAVLALISSALCAWIVWRRSRQLLDSKDIERSDTAAGGLPFGPILSKLNSLRTTSKKGLLPIIDYALLESATNKFSEGNILGEGGFSHVYKASLNGEAFAAVKKLDGGGQDCEREYENEIELLGRIRHPNIVSLLGYCVHGETRMLVYELMQNGSLETQLHGPSHGSALPWHTRMKIALDIARGLEYLHEHCNPPVIHRDLKSSNILLDSDFNAKISDFGLAVIGRNHSKGGLKVSGTLGYVAPEYLLDGKLTEKSDVYAFGIVLLELLLGRKPVEKMAPSQCQSIVAWAMPQLTDRSKLPSIVDPVIRNTMNLKHLYQVAAVAVLCIQQEPSYRPLITDVLHSLIPLVPVELGGMLRVVEPLPGANQKSSAH comes from the exons ATGCAGACCATGGAAGAGGCACACCAACGCCATTACCTCAAAGAGTTGACTGTGGCAGTCGTTCTGGCCTCCGTCGCGGTTCTCGCACTCATATCATCTGCACTCTGTGCTTGGATCGTTTGGAGGAGGAGCCGCCAATTGCTCGATTCCAAAGACATTGAAAGATCAG ATACTGCTGCCGGCGGACTCCCATTCGGCCCGATCTTGAGCAAGCTGAACTCCTTAAGGACGACAAGCAAGAAAGGGTTGCTGCCAATCATCGACTATGCTTTGTTAGAGTCAGCCACCAACAAGTTCAGCGAGGGTAACATCCTGGGAGAAGGAGGATTCAGCCATGTGTACAAAGCCAGCCTCAATGGGGAAGCTTTTGCTGCGGTGAAGAAACTAGACGGCGGCGGGCAGGATTGCGAGAGAGAATACGAG AATGAGATCGAACTGCTTGGAAGGATTCGACATCCCAACATAGTCTCTCTTCTGGGATACTGTGTTCATGGAGAAACCCGAATGCTCGTTTACGAGTTGATGCAAAATGGATCCTTGGAAACGCAACTCCACG GGCCATCCCATGGGTCAGCCTTACCCTGGCATACTCGCATGAAGATTGCGCTTGATATAGCAAG AGGATTGGAGTACCTTCATGAGCACTGCAACCCACCAGTGATCCACAGAGATTTAAAATCATCCAATATACTACTAGATTCCGACTTTAATGCCAAG ATTTCAGACTTCGGACTTGCAGTGATTGGCAGAAACCATAGCAAGGGTGGTTTGAAGGTTTCCGGCACTCTTGGATATGTAGCTCCAGAGTACCTTTTAGATG GTAAGCTCACTGAGAAGAGTGATGTCTATGCATTTGGAATTGTACTGCTGGAGCTTCTGCTGGGAAGAAAACCAGTCGAGAAAATGGCACCATCTCAGTGCCAATCGATTGTCGCTTGG GCAATGCCCCAGCTCACTGATAGATCAAAGCTTCCAAGTATAGTAGATCCAGTTATCAGGAACACGATGAACCTGAAACACCTATATCAA GTTGCTGCTGTTGCGGTACTTTGCATCCAGCAGGAACCTAGTTACAGACCATTGATCACCGATGTGCTTCATTCCCTCATTCCTCTGGTGCCAGTAGAGCTTGGTGGAATGCTGAGAGTTGTAGAGCCATTACCAGGTGCAAACCAGAAATCTTCTGCTCACTGA
- the LOC135660424 gene encoding early nodulin-like protein 14: MASSRSSSLVCIALLFVSITSSEARDFLVGGNVNAWRVPPTTTDSLNQWAEKNRFQVGDSLVWRYDAGKDSVLQVTREAYLSCKKTSPIAEHKNGATVVELHRSGAYYFISGAEGACEEGEKLIVVVMSERHSLRGLAPAPSPAEYSEGPAIAPTSGASRMEKVLKSSVAGALLVLGIVL, encoded by the exons ATGGCGTCTTCGAGATCTTCATCGCTCGTCTGCATCGCCCTTCTTTTCGTGAGCATTACCAGCTCCGAAGCAAGAGACTTCTTGGTCGGAGGCAATGTCAACGCGTGGAGAGTCCCACCCACCACCACCGATTCCCTCAACCAATGGGCCGAGAAGAACCGGTTCCAAGTAGGCGACTCCCTCG TTTGGAGGTACGACGCCGGAAAGGACTCTGTGCTGCAGGTGACCAGGGAGGCGTACCTGAGCTGCAAAAAGACGAGCCCGATAGCGGAGCACAAGAACGGGGCGACCGTGGTGGAGCTGCATCGGTCGGGGGCGTACTACTTCATCAGTGGGGCGGAAGGGGCGTGCGAGGAGGGGGAGAAGCTAATCGTGGTCGTGATGTCGGAGCGGCACTCGCTTCGCGGCCTCGCTCCGGCTCCCTCCCCCGCAGAGTACTCCGAAGGCCCAGCGATCGCACCAACCAGCGGCGCTTCGAGGATGGAGAAGGTCCTGAAGAGTAGCGTTGCAGGCGCTCTGCTGGTTCTGGGGATTGTACTGTGA